The Halorubrum sp. BV1 genome contains the following window.
TGAGCGGGGACTCAGAGGGCGGGACGTACACGCTCCTCGTCGAGCTGTCGATTCCGACGACGATCGAGGTCGGCGCGCTCGGCGAGCACCGACTCTCCGCCGGCACGTACGCGTACACCGGGAGCGCACTCGGCGCGGGCGGGTTCGCCCGCGTCGACCGACACCGCCGGACCGCACGCGGGGAGCACGACGTGCGCCACTGGCACGTCGACTACCTGCTCGGACGCGACGAGGCGCGGATCGACCGAGTCGTTCGCAGCGTCGGCGTCGACGCCGAGTGTGCGATCGCAGAGCGACTGCCCGCGGGACCGGTCGACGGGTTCGGTGCCTCAGACTGCGGCTGCGCGAGCCACCTCGCCGCGCTCGGAGACGGTTCCGAGGCGGATACGACCCCCGGATCGCTGGTCCGCAACGCGCACGCGTCGGTCACGCCAGCGCGCGGCGGTCAGGTCGATATCGTCGGCGGAGCGGAGCCAGCGCGTGACGAGTGAGCGGCGATGCGCCGCGCTCGACTCAAAGGTTGTAGCGTTCAGTCACCGCGCGTAGCTGCTCGCGTCGCCCCTCTATCGCGTCGTCGCGCAGCGCCTGCTCTTCTGGCGTCGGCGCGGTCACGTCTGGCACGCGCGTCGGACTCCCGTCGTCACCGAGCGCGACGAAGGTAAAAAACGAGGACGTTGTGGGGCGCTCCTCGCCCTTGAGCGGGTCTTCGGCGTGTACGTCGACTTTCACGTCGAGACTGGTCCGGCCGGTGTTGAACACGTACCCCTCGATTACGGCGACCTCCCCCATCTCGATCGGGCCGATGAAGTCAACGTGGTCCATCGAGGCGGTGACGACCTCTCGGCTCGAAAAGCGCATCCCCGCTATCCCGCCGCAGATGTCCATCCAGTGGAGGACCGCGCCGCCGAGCGCGCGCCCGAGGTTGTTGGTGTCGTTCGGCAACAGTATCTCCGTCATCTCGGTGTACGACTCGGCGAGCGTCGCGGTTCCGGGGTCCGTTCCCGTCTCGTCCATGCGTCGGGTCCGTCTGGCGACGACTTGAATCTCCGGACTTCGCCGCCGGTCAGCGTCCCTCCCGAGAGCCGTCGTCGAAGTGTACGGAGTCGGACGGGCGACCCGCCTCGTCGATCACCGGATCGGAGACGACGATCGGACAGTCGATCCGGACGGCGAGCGCGAGCGCGTCGGACGGGCGGGCGTCGAAGACGAACCGCTCCGGCTCGCCGTCCTCGTATCGCTCGGCGTCGACCTTGGCGTAGAAGGTGCCGTCGCGGAGGTCGTCGATCCGGACGCGGTCGATCGCACCGCCGAACTCGGTGAGGATGTCCACGAGGAGGTCGTGAGTGAGCGGCCGGTCGAAGGGTTCGCCTTCGAGCGCAGTTCCTATCGATTGGGCCTGATCGGCACTGACGAATATCGGGAGATAGTCGCCGCGAACGGAGAGGATGACCGCCGGTACGTCGCCGCCGGGGGCAGACCCCGTCCCGACGCCGACGACCTCGGCTTCGTGTGCCATATCGGATCATCGGGGCGACAACATGAATAGCTGTCCCACGGGGACGCGCGGTCGCGGTCGCCGGGCCGTACGTTCGTCCGCAGTGCGGCTCAGCGGCCCGCGTTCCAGTACCAGTACGCCCACGCGACGGTGAAGACGAGCGCGGCACCGATGAAGAAGACGACACCGGGCTCCAGAAGCGAGACGGCGTAGTCCGCGAGCGGATCGGCGACGTACTCGACTGTCCCGTCGATGCCTGACCCAGTGTCGCTTTCGATCGTGGGACCACCCGCGGTGCCACCGCCGTCGCCGGTCGTCCGAGAGACCCGCACTGTCGGGCCGGCCACGGAGAGAACTCGCTGGGCCGCGAACGCCGCCAGTCCGATGAGCCCGTAACCGCCGAGCAGGCGCATGAGCGCGGCTTTGATTCCGTCCTTCGATTCGCTGCCGCCGGCGAACAGTACGAGGGGCTCGTCGGCGGCGGCGTACACGTCCATCTCGCGGCCCTTCTCCGAGTACGTCGTGTCGATCACGTCGACGAGGTCGGCGTCGTCGAGCCTCCCGAGGTGGTACTGGACGTTCTGGAGCGAGGTGTC
Protein-coding sequences here:
- a CDS encoding DUF123 domain-containing protein — its product is MSGDSEGGTYTLLVELSIPTTIEVGALGEHRLSAGTYAYTGSALGAGGFARVDRHRRTARGEHDVRHWHVDYLLGRDEARIDRVVRSVGVDAECAIAERLPAGPVDGFGASDCGCASHLAALGDGSEADTTPGSLVRNAHASVTPARGGQVDIVGGAEPARDE
- a CDS encoding acyl-CoA thioesterase, whose product is MDETGTDPGTATLAESYTEMTEILLPNDTNNLGRALGGAVLHWMDICGGIAGMRFSSREVVTASMDHVDFIGPIEMGEVAVIEGYVFNTGRTSLDVKVDVHAEDPLKGEERPTTSSFFTFVALGDDGSPTRVPDVTAPTPEEQALRDDAIEGRREQLRAVTERYNL
- a CDS encoding bifunctional nuclease family protein produces the protein MAHEAEVVGVGTGSAPGGDVPAVILSVRGDYLPIFVSADQAQSIGTALEGEPFDRPLTHDLLVDILTEFGGAIDRVRIDDLRDGTFYAKVDAERYEDGEPERFVFDARPSDALALAVRIDCPIVVSDPVIDEAGRPSDSVHFDDGSREGR
- a CDS encoding winged helix-turn-helix domain-containing protein, translated to MSRLLPSLPDRTPDDREPRVVGVDDEDVDDLIAALGSETAREILTRLHDEPATKSELAAAVDTSLQNVQYHLGRLDDADLVDVIDTTYSEKGREMDVYAAADEPLVLFAGGSESKDGIKAALMRLLGGYGLIGLAAFAAQRVLSVAGPTVRVSRTTGDGGGTAGGPTIESDTGSGIDGTVEYVADPLADYAVSLLEPGVVFFIGAALVFTVAWAYWYWNAGR